The following DNA comes from Leishmania mexicana MHOM/GT/2001/U1103 complete genome, chromosome 8.
CACGCTGCCGGGGCAGGAAATACCGATTGTACACCGCGTCCACCGCATCCATGAGCGTGCCGAGGATCATAAAAGACTATACCTGACGAAGGGCGACAACAACATGAACGACGACCGCTTTCTCTTCCATGGCGGGCGGGAGTGGGTTGAGCAGGACATGATTATCGGCAAGACGTTCGCCTACGTGCCGCGTATCGGGTACCTGACCATCATGTTTAACGAGTCAAAGGTTATCAAGTACGTTGCGCTGGCTCTCTTGGGTTTCTTTATGCTGACCTCCACACAGGATCTGTAGGCCGCGACGGCACCGACCGCCGCGGCTCTTGCTGGGAGTGAACGGTTATGTGCCgtggctgctgatgccgcacgcacgcgccccAGAGCTCTAGTAAATGGGCCCGCCGTTGGTAACAGGGTCGAAAAGCGGCAGCGGTTGGGTAGCTAGGGCGGGTGTACATGCACACAAGGTCACTGTGTGTTTTCTTTGTGTGAGTATGTATGTGACCCACATTGCGTCGTGCGCTCCGAGTGCGCCGACTCCGCTTTCCTTCGATTTTggtcccctcctcctcacccctcctcctcgtccgcacGGTCGCCTCCCCGTGTGTGGCCTGAATACCTGGACTGTGCGTCTGCCTGTTGCGCGTGACTGGACGCATCGCTTACTCTTCCTTGCATCCTttaagggggagggagagggggtgcgccgcgcctctgtgtgtgtgtgtgaagagCGAAAGCTACCGAGtgacacacatatatatatagtcATAGACGAGGGAGCTGATGGCAGGGGGGTCTCTCTCCCAACGCCCTCCCCTCactaccaccgccacctcaaCCGGACAATATGTGTGAGGGTGTGTCAGAGCCTTGTTTCTTTCTTTTCGAAGACTTCATGCACATGCATGGCTTGCGTGGCGCGCCTGTtgaagggaaagagaggccCCCTTGAGGCATTCAAGCGATGCGCCTCCCAaaggacgcacacacacgcacacgccagcTCCTGCTTACTAGCCTCACTATcactctttctcttcctcgcaTCTCCGAACAGCGTACATCACCCACGCAGACGTGCGCACTTCAGctccgcggcagaggcggcgccagTAGCTTGGCCATACGGTGTGCAACCTCACGTtaacgcacgcgcacgcatacGGACTCACCAGAAGCGCCGCCTTTCGTTCTTCTCTCAACCCCCCACACGCTCAgccactctctctctttatCCATTTTGGTCCACCAACATTCACGCGTTCCATTCTCGTTTTGCTGGGTCGAAGCAACGATGCGCCCAGTGACGCGATCGccgctcctcgtcgccgccgctgtcgtggtGGCGACCACGCTGTGCCTCAACAGTGACAACGCTATCCTGTCCCTGTCCTCTGGTGTGCGGCTGGCACGCGCGGATGGCCCCATCACGAAGGAGCAGTGCCTCATCCTTAACCCGAAGCCGACCGTCACGTCCTGCACGGCGTACCTGCCGCCTATTGTCGATGTATACGGATTTCTGCCTTACGACAAGACGCCGGCCTACATGAATTGCGTAAAGGAGCGGTGCCTTTGCACGGGCGCCGCGACAAGTATGGACATCAAGACGAGCGGGTTCTACTGCAACAGTTCTGGGTGGATGGAGAGCGGCTACACAACGTGCAACGTGTTGGTCGACTGCTTCTCCAAGTTTTGGCGGTGCATGAACAGTGCAATCTACATGCGCTACGTTGACAGCCGCGAGAAGCTCGATCAGGCGGAAATAAATATTATGGCGGACATAGTCGCCCACGGCAACCGCCCTGGTGAGCCGTTCGACATCACCGATGTGTTCCGCTCGTGCCGTCTGATGAtgtgcgctgccgcgcactCGCGCCAGAACTGCGGCCTCGTCACGTGTCTGCCGAACTACACCCAGTGCGACGAGTACATCCaccctccgccgctgccgtatACACGTGAACTGTGCACGCAGGGATGCCGTGCCGTCTTGCTTATGATGGCGCTGACGATCGCCGCGGTGTCCTTCTCTGCTTGCTGCTTCTTCTTCTGCCCGGCACAGGTGCGCATGAGCGAGCCCCTGCTGAAGGAAGAAGCGCCGGCGAGGGGGCCCGAGTCGAACTCCATGCATAGCGAGGTGGACACgcaggagaggcggcgatggATTGGCGATTCGTGCACGCAGTAGGGTCTGCCAACGAGAATGGGAGACGCACGGGGAAAAGCAACACAGAAAGGGaagcggaagagagaagggaggtcCGCAGCCAcaaccgctgcagcagctggcagGTGGTGCTCCTATCGCAGACTTTAGCCGGGAGAGAGTAAACAAAATGGTAGGAGCAGGCGCGAGCGAACGGCGTGGGCGGGGTTGTCAATATAGGCGACAGACGCATCCCTGACCCGTATATCtgctcctccccttctccccctccttctgtgtgtgtg
Coding sequences within:
- a CDS encoding putative signal peptidase type I; this encodes MREHIDTLLSLRIRDVVHQVVTISLFLSVILVGWRGAAVITNCEASIVVVLSGSMEPGYHRGDVLLLHHRPEYPVEVGDIIVYTLPGQEIPIVHRVHRIHERAEDHKRLYLTKGDNNMNDDRFLFHGGREWVEQDMIIGKTFAYVPRIGYLTIMFNESKVIKYVALALLGFFMLTSTQDL